The following coding sequences lie in one Miscanthus floridulus cultivar M001 chromosome 9, ASM1932011v1, whole genome shotgun sequence genomic window:
- the LOC136480242 gene encoding probable LRR receptor-like serine/threonine-protein kinase At3g47570, with translation MPNQSLDKWLHEINPDSDVSRPIPGLTLLQRLNIAVNVADAMDYLHNNCEPPIVHCDLKPSNILLNEDFVACVGDFGIPKILSDSEGDPVINSNTFTGIRGTVGYVAPEYGEGGQVSLCGDVFSFGVLLLEMFTGKSPTDAMFVDGLTLQGFVEIAFPEKLMDIVDTAVH, from the exons ATGCCAAACCAAAGCCTTGACAAGTGGCTACATGAGATTAATCCTGATTCAGATGTGTCCAGACCTATACCAGGCCTGACACTACTGCAAAGATTAAACATTGCTGTCAATGTTGCCGATGCTATGGACTATTTGCATAACAATTGCGAGCCCCCGATAGTCCACTGTGACCTGAAGCCAAGCAATATTCTTCTGAATGAGGACTTTGTTGCCTGTGTTGGAGATTTTGGCATTCCAAAGATTCTTTCTGATTCAGAAGGTGATCCTGTGATCAATTCGAATACCTTCACCGGAATAAGAGGAACAGTTGGATATGTGGCTCCAG AATATGGGGAAGGCGGCCAGGTCTCCTTGTGTGGAGATGTCTTCAGCTTTGGAGTTCTGCTCCTTGAGATGTTTACAGGGAAGTCCCCAACCGATGCCATGTTTGTGGATGGATTGACCTTACAGGGCTTTGTTGAGATAGCATTTCCAGAGAAGCTGATGGACATTGTTGATACTGCTGTCCACTGA